DNA from Agarilytica rhodophyticola:
TCGGATCAAAAGTATCGATATTAGAACCATAATCCTCATAACGCGCCGCCAATTGCACTTCTGCCACATCGCCAAAAGTTAACAAGGCTTCTGCGAAGATTGCGTATACATCTTGTCGGCCTGAGACTCTAAACTCACGTGCACCACGATTACCCTCTTGCGCAGCTTCAAGCGAGTCAGGGGTACGCGTATATTCTAGATTGCGGTATTGCACGCCAACAGCAACAGGTACCGCCTGCGATGCAAAATCAAAGGCATCACCTGACGCAATAAATTCCACCACGCTAGTTTCAGTTTCACGAGACTGAACACCAAAGCCGTCAAAAAGTGATTGCACATCAGCGGAGTTAGCAGCTGTAGCACCGAAATTAGGGTTGGAGGCATCAAGAAATTTGGGTGTAACCAAACCAGGGTTACTCAGCCTCGTGCCGAAAGGATTCCAGCGACCACTTGCAACCAGAGCTGTAAACTGATCCACAATATAATTATGAGGTTCTACTTCAGTAAACTGGTTGTTGGCGTACATCCAGGAGGTGGTAGCGGACCAAGAGCCAGGTAACTCCAAATTCAGTCCAGTTAAAATGCGAGTATTGCGAAATTCTCTCTCTAAATCTGCAGCGCCAGCGCCGTTCACTTCATTGCCCAATGGTCGCGCTGTGGCAGCAAGCGCTACAGCAGTATGAATATTTGGATCCCATTCACTAGGATCAATATAAGTGAGCACACCGTCGTTATCATCGTCTGTCCAAAAATTGAATGGGTGATCGGCGGGAATTAAAAAGCCTTCGCCTTCAGCCAAATTTCCATTGTCAAAAACAAAAGCGCCAATACGATCTGTCACTTCGTTCACGGAGAAACTTATTTCTGAAAAGAACTCAACCTGATCAGTAAACTGATAGTTTGCTTCTGCAAAAATTTGAAAGCGCTCCTCATCAGGGATTATTGTGCGCTGATCGGCGAATAACATACGACAGGTATTACCGTCGAGAAAACCACCGGCGGCCTCACAATCAGCGTCGGCAACTTGCGTCGCTCCATCAAGGCGCTCAAAAATACCCGACCCCGGAGAAACTTCGACGGCGCGGCGATAACTTCCTGGAGAGCCTGTACCACTTATGTGGCGACCATCGAGAGGGCTGCCATCACCATTAGGATCAGTAACTCGCTCAACTACCCAATCAAAGTCAGTTCTGAAGTTATGATCTTGCTTATAATAGGCGCCGAAAACATTGAAATGACCTCTTTCTCCAGCCGACCCGAGAGCAAAGCCAAAGTCATAGCTGGTATTGCTGGCATCAGATGCACCAGCGGTAATCTCAAAACCTTCAAAGCCACTGCGGGTGATAATATTCGCGACTCCGGCCACTGCCTCGGAACCATAAGTAGCCGATGCACCGTCGGTCAGTACATCAATCCTTTGGATCATGGTGACAGGTAGAGAATTAATATCAAAAAAGAAATTACCGGCGCCATTTGTAATCGGCGCAACACCCGCTCGTCGACCATTAATAAGCGTCAGAGATGAACCTAAACCCAATCCTCGAAGGCTAAATTGAGATGTTCCCTGAGCCTCACTTTGCTCTATTGCTAGAGTAGAGCCAGAATTCACAGTTAAATTTTTCAATGAGTCAGATGTTTGTGTAACACCAGATGATCTCAATGCTTCTGCATCGAGGGACTGAACCGGGGCGCGGCCATCAAATACAGAAGGCTTGCTTATTAAAGAGCCTGTAACGATCACTTCTTCTACATCGCTATTACTTTGCGCCAATGTATTGTGAGATAGGCATAGCAACGCTATGGCAGTTGATAGAAACAATGTATTGGTGTGCTTTGTCACATCATTGTGATGTGGAGGAGTGCCTTTCATATTTATCTCCGACATATAATTATTTTTATAAAATGTCATTAGCGATGGCTTTGTGATAAGGAATCAGCAAGTAAACCATAGAATGCTATGAATGCAGGGACGCCGAGAAGATGATCTTCTCCCTTATATTTTTAACACTAACGGTAAATCAGAATGGCGTATATAATGTGTAACTATCGAGCATAAACGTCATTTCGGCTATTTTGTTCATAAAGTTCATGCAAGAGCCAAGGTGCATCTAATTTGCTCTAGTAGCGTACATAAAAAGTACATTCGACTATAATTCCATCAGCTATTGCTCATATAATGATGCTAATGATACAAAGCAAGCTCTGCATTAGAATCAAGCACACTAGTTTTGCAAGCATTTAGGTGAACAAAAATTAAACTGCGCTTTTGCGAAAAGCTATTGGTTTTAGGAGAAACAAGGTGAACCAAAAAATCAATATAGCGTTTTTACTATTTATTGGTATTCAGAAGATGAACTGATTCTTAAGTTAATGGAATTGGTGCTTTCATTCCCGCCAGATTTCGTTATTATCTTCGCCCCATTAAAAATAAGGACTACTCAGTGTTTAGGTACCCCGCCGATCGACTTCCTGTAGCGATTATTCTGACTTTTAGCATTGTTGATTTCTGTCTATATTTCATGGTCGACACAGTATGGATTCTAGCCGTTTTCTGGCTGGTGATGATTATCCCAAAGGGTAAAATATGTGCATGGAATCATCATCATCAACATACACCGACCTTTAAGCCAAAGGTACTTAATCGCATCCTAGAGTTTTTCTATGCCTTACACACTGGTGTGACAACAAATTTGTGGCTCTTGCATCATGTCCTTGGACATCATCAAAACTACTTGGATCAGAGTAAAGATGAGAGCCGCTGGCGTCGTGAATCGGGCGAAACCATGGGTGAAATAGAATATACACTCAATGTTGCAGCAACAGCCTACCCCCGAGGATTCGAGGTTGGTCGGCGCTATCCGAAACTGCAAAAACATTTCCTATTCTACAGCGCACTCACATTTGCCATTGTGGCTTTTTTGGTTTGGCTTAAACCTCTGCCTGCACTATTTTTGTTTGTGTTACCGATGATTTGCGGCCTGGTGCTTACTTCTTGGGCAACCTACGAACATCATTCAGACTTAGATACAGACAACCCCTTTGAAGCATCGAGAAACAATTTGAATCGATTCTACAATATCACTACAGGTAATCTTGGTTACCACACAGCACATCACTACAAGCAAGGTGTTCACTGGTCTCGCTTACCAGAGCTACACGAAAAGATTAAAGATAAGATTCCTCCTCACTTAATAAAATCTGCCGCGCTTTAATTTCATATAGAATGGCAGGAGCTATAGCTCCTGCCAGAATCATCTATTTAGAGTGATATAATTTCTAGTAACGCGCTTCCACACTGGTATCAGAGAAGGATGAGAAGCCATGAATTAGCACATGGTAAGTACCTGCCTGTGGTGAATCGATTCGGCAAGTTTCATCATTTCCTGATCTAAATGGTCGACAGTCAAAATCATTGAGTGTTGGTTTGCTACCGGCCTTGACATACAGATCCGCATCGCCACTACCACCCCGCATTAACACTCGCAAACTTTGGGTGCCTGCAGGAACATTCACAGTAAAAAACCTCTCGCTGTTTGTAGCACCAGATATACCAGTAACGGGTACACCATCTGCTAATACATCACCTGGTGTAGGAGTTGGTATTGGTGTAGGGGTCGGGGTAGGAGCGCCACCGCCCGTAGCTTCGCGTCCATCGATAAACAATTCACCTGTGCCGGCAGCGTCAAGCCATGTGCTTAGTCGAGTAGAATCTGTACCACCACCGTTCCAAGAAACATTGACCCATCCATAGATATCAAATTCATCGTTGCCACATGCCGCGCGACCGCCAGTCAACTGTCCAACTATACGCTTATCTTGGTCGTATAAAGGCGAACCTGAAGAACCGGGTTCTGTTGTACCTACATCCCAGTCATTGACTTGTAAATGTGTTGATCCTGAAAGAGATAAAGGGTCGTTATCGAAGCTGATTCTCTTCTCTTCAACATTAGGATGGTGAATGCCTACCGCAGATGTTGGAATTGAAGAACTAGCATTCCAACCTGATAAGTAAACTTCATGGGCTGGATCAATAGGGTCATCAAGTTCAACTAACGTCATATCCGTCGGACCATAGCCGGCACGGAAAATAGCCCCTGTATTAAATTCATTTAATGTGCCATCTCCTCTTGAACCACTAGAAGAACTGCCAGGTGTGCGGCATGTACTATTCTCATAGTTCCAATATACAACCATTGAAGGTGCATTTTGAGCATTAATTCCGCAATGATCAGCGGTAAGGAAAAAACCACGACCATCATTAGCAGTATTGTTTATCGCACTACCAGAACAAAAAGCACTACCGCCCGTACTATATGCAGCGACTGAACGAATCTGATCACGCCAGTCATCACCTTCTGAACACACCACGTCGACATTACATGATCCAGATTTCAGAAAACTTTCCATAACTTCTTGTGCTGACGAACCAACATAACCATGGTTAACAGAAGTTAATTCAAGCTCTAAAGCATCCAATTGGTCAACGGGAATATTTACTTCAATAACAACAGTATCGCCTGGCAACATCGGTGTCCAAAGTTGACCGTGTTCCTCATTATCTTCTGAAGTAAAAGCTCGTACCAAGTTTTCACCATCGGGTGTGTACATATGCAATGAACCACCTTCTGGCATAACGAAACGGCCAAAACCTAAGTTAATTGAACGTGCACCAGGAGACTTAATAACTTTTCTCCAAATATATACCCCTTCAACATTTGCTGCATTAGTCGCTGAAGCATTAGGGCTTGCAATATAATCCCAGGCATTTTTAGACGGTTTGATAGAAACTTGACGAGGCTCAGCAAACCTAACTAGGCCATCAGAATTAAAACTTTGTGCGTCCCTTACAAGTAATTCTTTATTATCCAACGGTTTTAACAAAAGCTCTTTAGCTTTAGAGATTTCAGATGTATGAGAAAATGACATCGGCCCTATATTTTCTGCAAAAGCATTAAAACTTAGAGTAGCAATAATTGCTGCAGCAAGACGAGATTTATATTTAAAAGTTTTCATAAGACTCCTAACCTTTTATGAGTAGGGGCGCCATAATAAATTTTTATTATAGTGTCGAGGATTACAGGGTTGAGGCTCTAGAAGACCAACTTGCAAAAAAACAACAAAGAGTTTTTTATCTTGCGGTCATTAGAGTGTGTAATTTAATTTATCACAGAAAAAAAATAATAATATAAATACAAATGACAATTATAAAAATGAGAACCAAAGAAAAGTTATACTTTTATTATTTTTTAAATAAACATAATAAAAAATAAAAACCCGAGCGACAATTAATTCACATGATACTTTAGAAAACAGAAAAGGAATTTTTTAAATTGAAATATGTTACAAAAGGGATGTTTTTAAATCAGAAAATTCATTTTAAAACCAAAATAAAACTCATAGCGCTTAAAAAACTAAAGGAATATGAATGCTTTATAAAGCGCTATTGTTAACAATGCTAAAAAATAAAACTATATGTGCAGTATTTAGAACAGGCATTACCAAAAATAAAAATAGTACAAAGCGTGTTTAGTCGACTAAAAAAATGCCATTAACCTCAATTCGAATTAGACGCTTCTTATATAAATTGCCAACGGCTTTCTTAAAGGCACTTTTGCTCATGCCAAAGGCATTTTGAATTTCTTGTGGATGAGATTTATCATGAATTGAGGAAAATCCATTGTGGTTTTTCAAATAGCTGAGTACTGTTTCACTATTTTTGTCACGAATATCGTTAGCGCTTTTAAGACTGAGGTCTATTTTTTTATCTGGCCGAACATGTTTAATATAGCCTGCAAGACTTTGACCAAAGCTAATACGGCCCTCAATGTCACTTTTATGCAGCATGCCCCAATAACTGTGGTTAATAATTGCCTTGCAACCTAAATCGGTAGTATTAGCGACGATTAAATTTACTGCCTGTCCAGAAGAGAAGTTATGTGGAGCATCATCATCTAGGAATTTATCAATTTTTGAAGATGCTGTTATACGCCTGTCAACTTTATCAAGATAAACATACACTAAATACGAGTGCCCTATTTTCATTGGTCGATGTTGTTCGGAAAAAGGAACTAGCAAATCTTTATCTAAACCCCAATCTAAAAAAGCGCCAATCTTTGTTGTGTCAATAACTTTTAAATAAGCAAACTCACCAACTTCAACCTTTGGGCGTTTAGTTGTAGCTATGGGCCTATCCTCTGAGTCCAAATACAAGAAAACCTCGATTGTATCACCCACGGATAATTCCTTTGGCGCAAGCCTACGAGGCAGTAAAACCTCAGATAATTCCTTTGCGTCCAAAAAAAAGCCGAAATCTACAGCTTTTATCACTCTTAAACTATGTGTTTCACCAACTTCTATCATTACTTACCCTTTATCTATTAACCCCACAGGTAGATCAGCAAATGCTTATATCGAACTAATAACTCCACAACAGAATCTTATAGCCATTCGATAAGCTGCGCTGAATCTCTTAACATAATGCATAGTATACAAGATATTTGGCAGCTAATATAACAATTTAGCGAGTAGATGATGCGACTACAGTAACAGTCATTCTTGTATGGACAGGCTAAGTGGAGGTGGAGTAGATACCAATTTCTTTTCTAAAACTTACCTTATATTAAAAAACGAATTAAATTCGTTTAACTGGCATTATCAATTATTCAATAACAATCAGCTCCATAGAAACAGAACAAAAAAACATATAATTCATATATTCAATTTTATTTGTTTTTGTCGAAAAACTCACACATTGACAAAGATTCGCCGCTTAAAACAACATATATATTCTTACATTTAAAACTCCCCTTACAAAAAATAGAGCAATGGTATACGAAGAGTATTTTCAATAACGATATATTTTCTAGTTTCATACAAATTAATGTGCCACAAAAAATTATAAATTTAAAAAAAACAAAGAATATAATTTTTTACACGATGAAAATTGGCGTCTCTTAAAACAAAAAGATAATTGGCATATTTAATTAAGTGAGGGACTATCAAATAAATTCGTCTTGGCACTACAAATCTAGATACATGCAAAGCTCACACATAGCTGAAGAATTTTTTTAAACTACGAGGCAGATATGAACACTATGATGAGAAGTGTTATACCGATATTTTTAACTTCAATATTCACAGGTACAGTAATAGCCGCTGAACATAAGGTAAGTAGTCTATGGACAGATTCCAAAAATAAAATTTCATCAGCACAACTTGCGAACACCGAAATATCTAAATTAAAAAGCTATCGCGTATTGCAGAGCAAGCCTTTTCAATTAGAAAACACGTTAAGCTTAGCACCCGAGAGAACATTGAATGATGAAGGGGTTTTGGTTGATCTTCCTTTACCTAATAATAAGTTTGTACGTTTTAGAATATTCAGCGACTCAATAATGGAGCCTGAGCTGGCCAAAAAATTTCCGTCGATCCAGACATATTGGGGCTACGATGAAAGTAACCCTAACAACAGGGGACGCTTTGATATAACTGAAAAAGGCTTTCACGGAATGTTTTCTTACAATGGCGAACAAATTTTTATCGATCCAATGCAGAAAGCAGGAAATAACACATATATCAACTACCGAAAACAAGATGCTCAGTCGCGACCTATATTTTCCGATAAGGTTATTAACGAAATCGGATATCAACAACAATTCAGTATTGAAAAAGCTGCCCTACTCGCACCGACTCAGCCAGATGGGTTGCGCCGTACTTATCGTTTAGCAGTTGCCACTACAGGTGAATATACACGCTTTCATGGTGGCACTGTCAGCAGTGGGCTTGCCGCTGTGGTTACTGCTATTAACAGAGTCAACGAGCTTTATGAGGTTGACCTTTCTGTACGGCTAAATTTAGTTGGCAACAATGATCAACTCATTTATACAAACCCCAATACCGACCCATATACAAATGGCAATAGTGACTTAAACAGTAACACCGGCAATATAAATAGCGTTATTGGGTCATCTAGTTATGATATAGGCCATATATTTCAAACTAGTGGAGGTGGTGTCGCTTCTCTGGGTTCTGTTTGTAGTAACCGAAAAGGAGCAGGCTTAACTGGCTTGCGTCAGCCAGTAGGCGATCCCTTCTATGTAGACTACGTAGCACATGAGATAGGTCATCAATTTGATGGTTTACACACATTTAATGCTTCCAGCGGTAGTTGCGCGGGACGAAATAGGTCAGCAAGTGCGGCCTATGAGCCTGGCAGCGGCGCCACGGTAATGGGCTATGCAGGAATCTGTGATGACGAGAACCTACAACGCAATTCAGACCCTTACTTTCACACACATTCAATAACTGAAATTAATGCCTTCATTACTAATGGTGGAGGCAGCCGCTGCGGAACGGTTAATAACCCAAATAATACTCCACCTTCGGCTAACGCTGGAGCTGACTATACTATTCCTGCACGAACATCGTTCACACTTAATGGAACTGCAACAGACGCCGATACTGGCGATAACGCGAGGCTAACATACATATGGGAGCAATATGACCTAGGATCAGCATCTAGCAGCCCAGCGACCATGGTAGACAATGGTAATCGCCCAATTTTTAGAGCTACAACACCGACTAATAATCCATCACGCACTTTCCCTAATTTAGATGATATTTTAAATAATACTTCAACCCTAGGTAATTCCTTACCCACAACAAATCGAGACCTTAATTTTAGATTTACTGTTCGAGATACCAAAGGAGGAGTAGCCATTGATGATATGGTGATAAGAGTTGCCAATACAGGACGTGCATTTGCAATTACCAGCCCATCGGCGGGAGCTTCAGTTATCGGCGGACAGGCCACCACAATCAGTTGGGACGTTGCAGGTACAAGTGCTTCACCTGTTAATTGCTCACAAGTAGATATCGAATACTCAAGCAATAATGCCGGTACGTTTACCACCATCGCCAGTAACGTCTCCAATAACGGTAGTGGCAGCGCGACAATACCCAATACTGAAACCACCAATGCGCGTATAAAGGTGAGTTGTAGTAATAATATTTTCTTCGCTATGTCAGAGCGCTTTAGTGTGCAGATAGGAGGACCAAATCAGGCGCCGAGCTTTAATAGTGATCCTATTAATAAAGCCGATGCTGCAAGCGGTTCCAACTACAGTTCCAGTATTACAGCAGATGCTACAGATCCTGACGGCAATCCTTTGTCATTTAGCAAAACCTCTGGCCCTGCCTGGCTAAATGTTGCGACTAGCGGAGCACTAACTGGAACCCCTAGTGATACAGATTTAGGTTTAAATAGTTTCACTGTGTCCGTTAGCGACGGAGAATTTAATGATAGTGCAACATTAAATATTGAAGTGACTGATGCAATACCTACAACCGCAAATGTGGGAATAACAACAGTACAATCGAGACGCACTACGACACAAAATCGCAGAGCAATGCCGTTTATCATGCCCGCCGACGGCACCCTCAATAGTATTAGCATGTATCATACAGGTGGGAGCGGTAATATGATCTTGGCAGTCTACGCTGACGACAACAACTCTCCAGGCAACTTACTTGCCAACACACCAATTACCACTGTCAGTGGTGCGACGGATTGGCAGACTATCAATTTAGAAAATGATGTGTTTGTTCCTGCAAATACAAGAATCTGGTTGGCATGGATTTATCAAAATAACCCAGGTATTTTTTATAGTAACGGCAGCCCAGGCAGAGCAAATATCAATCGAACCTGGAGCAACAGCGCTAACAACATGCCTGATTTGTTTGGTAATAGCACCCAAGCAAACTTTAGATACTCTATATATGCAACCTATACTGAGCAATAAGCAAGAAGATCTATAAAAGCTAAAACGTCTTTTAGACGCTTATTACTTTCATCAAAGGCCAGGAGCAAATGCCCCTGGTCTTCTCTTGGAGTTAGTTAATATTCACACTCCCTCAAAACAATATCTTTAAGATATATGGCTCGATAACATTCTACTATTACACTTCAAGCTCTAACTCTATATATTAAAATGAACTTTTGTACGAGCACGTAAACTATATAAGCGATAGTGATTAATATTTAAAAGAACCACATTTAAAAGAACCACACTATATTCACGAATATGTTATATAGTTCTTGGGCTTGTTGGTAAATGATTGAATAACTTCTAATGGCTTTGAAAGCTATTTCATCTTATTCATTAAACAATATTTTTAGGAAATAAACATAATGGTCGGCAATATGGCGACAATACATCGAACTATTTTTTCGTTAAAAAACTCGCAAGTAAAAAATACAGATTCACAAACAATATCGATAAATAGCCGATCATCCCGTACCCTACTAACCACACTCAATCATTGTGAATATTCCTCTTTATATAAGACATCGGCTAATAAAAAAGCGATAGCATCAAATTTACAAGAAAATAACAAGCCCACACCCAGCACTAACCATGAAAAAAAGCGCTATCAGGCTACACTCGAAGCCCTTTTTAAAACGGCTGGATTAAACAATAAAAGTATAATCAAAATATCTGTCGCAAAGAAAATCATGAGCCAATGTTTTGGTCTTGGCAACCATAGTAGTAATATGGGGGAAAGAGAAACTAAGCGCGCTCAAAGCATTAAAAATAAACTAGAGCAACATATAGAAAAGGAAAATTCTTTATCAGAGTTTATCTCAAGAATAAAGATAGGGTTCGAATGCTCACAATTCCCGGTTGATAAATATTTAAAGTCTCTAGGTATATTTAAAAAGCACACAGATAAAACTAGATTTAATTGGTTCATCAATGAAACCCTACATCACGGCTATATCTTAGATGCCTTGCTCTACCTTATGAGTAAGGGAATTATTCTACCTCTAGAATTTCAAAGGCATTGGTATGATTTAAAAAAAGAAAGAAGACTAGATTATAAGAGGATGCGTAAACTAGCAGCACTACTAAGTACATCCGCAACTATGACTTCGCAGACAGATATAATGAATTCATCGGAGGATCAACACTCTTGTAATATTGAAAAAGCTTACTTAGGTAAAGAGAAAACGGCACAAGACTACAAGCAATTGATTGAAGGCTATTCTAAACATTGGGGTGACATTTATCAAAAATGGGATATAGACTACTTGATGAGTACATCAGAATATCCACAATTTCTGCTACCGACACTTTTTATACCTAGTCTTATAGCTAAAAATAACTATATATCTAATCTCGAACCCAACTTTGTTCTCGATATTGCTCTAGAAAGCTATCTTATGACGCAAGCAAATATTCACCCATAAAATTAATTTCAAATTAAAACTAAAATACTATATATACTGATTACTATTTTAATTTACTCTTTTAGTTATTTTTTAAATTTTGGGCAAATTAGACACCAAAAACAACAAGTGTTTTTGACGACAAGAATAAAAAATTATTTAGTGGGCTTCAAAATTTCTATTTTATGTCAGCTTTTATAGTAAAAATGGCAACTTACATAATGTAAGACAAATAAAAATAACTTTATAATAAAGGTTTGCAAGTACGATTAATTAATCAAACGTTTAAAATAATCATTTATAGTAGCTGATTTATTAAATAAACATACTGTACTGAAATGTTAGGGAAAATTAGCTGTTTAGAAAACTTTGCATAAATTAACCTAATTTAATTACATTGCTGCGGGAAAAATATAGGTAATTTCTCATTTTTTCACTTGACAGAAATTTATTTCGATAAGATCAATATAATCAGTATCTTGCGATATGCAAATATGAAAAGATAATTATTGTATTTTTAACCATTAAGATGCTCTCGTATATATGCTTAAACTTAAGTTACCGATTAAGTTATTTATCAATGCATTTACTTCAATGGGTATACTTTCCTGCGGAGGAGGAAGCGAGAGCCGAGTGGGAATAAATATCATGGAGGGTAGCCAAAATGAATTACCTCAAGCGACATACCCATCACCAGAAATGGAAATGTCTGAGACAATGCCAACACCGCTACCTCCCACAGAAGACAACTCACAACCGAGAGTAACCCCCACACCTTCACCCATTCCATCAAGTGGAGAAGACCCTCCACCGTCAGATGGTAGTGCACCCATACCACCAATTAACGTCACCCCACCGCCAAATAGTAGTATTACTCTACCACCCACTCCGATCGATAGTGGAATGCCGGGCAACCCAAGTCTTCAGCTTCGGCCTGGTGACAAAGATGTTACATTTGATGCAAATAAATTTGACAATAACTTTCCTCAAATTAAGCAATGGATAACAGCAGGAGTCCGCGGAGGAATACCACCAATAGACTCTTATACCGTGCAGATAAGCCTTGATGGTGGCAACTCAGATAGCATTAATAATGCTATAGATAAAGCGGCACAGCGAGGTGGAGGTGTGGTATTGTTGCAAAATGGTGTTTACCAAATTGATAAGCAAGTCACCATGCGATCACATGTTATTTTAAGTGGAGAATCCAGAGACAGAACAGTTGCGATAATATCAATGGTAGACGGTAACGCTTTTTTCTTTGGTAAAGGTGTCAAAAATAGTGGTATTCATAATATAAGAATAGAAGGCGTTTGGGGACAACCTCAATATAAGTGGCTTAATCAAGATAGTGCAAAAAATTATGAGCTCCCGGGCAATAACAATGTATCTGTCATGTTTAAGGAAGCTGAAGATTCATGGATTGATGGTGTCGATATTATAAATAGTGCAGGTGCACCTCTTATTTGTAACGCCAAATACATTACTATGCGCAATTTAAATGTGGATGGAGTACACAATAAACATGATGCCGATCATGGTAGTTTCTTCATCTTAGGCGCATATAATTTACTCACACAATCTAAAATAACACACCTTAGGCATATTGCCATTCAAGGGGACGGTGTTGAATATAATGTTATTTACGATAATGACTTGAGGCAGGAAATCAGTTTCTACCAAAATGATGACGGTAATAATTTAGTGGAAAATAATCGCATTACACTTCCTGTAGATATGCCAAATACAACACCAGATTATAGAGCGATAATGGGCCCATCGGTAAGAGGATTCATGCGATCGAAAAAGAATAACTTTCTTTATGGCAATGAAATTCTAGAAGAAAATCATAATGATACCCGCCGTATGTCTGGCCACAATAACGTACATATTGGTCCCATATTTCACTATTCTGAGGGAGAGCAACAAACACGTAACTTTCCTGCTGATAAATATATCCCAAAAGCTAGAACGCTCTACCCTATTTTGTTAAATCACTAGGGCCTATTAACATTCCCTAACGAGTATACCTATAGAATTTGGAGGTGAGATAACGCGACAAGCGCCTCCAAGAACACAAAAACAGAGTTTGAAGCCCAACTGACCTCAGCACCTGTTGCCCCCAGTCAAAGCACAATTTTATGTATGAGCAATTCGTGATTAGCGTAACGGTTTATTTTTGAAAGTGAATTTGAGGTATTTGGGGACAGCATTATTTAATAAGTTTCTAATATGCCAACCATTAGAGAAAGTAGCGCAATGCAAATATAGAATCCCTTTTTCAAGTCTGATTCATATTCACCGGCAAGTTCAAAAACCTTTGGATCGTCTTCATCCTGCATAATCATTCTGGCTGGATTTGCCATATGGTAGATTTGCTTTCAT
Protein-coding regions in this window:
- a CDS encoding pre-peptidase C-terminal domain-containing protein, which codes for MKTFKYKSRLAAAIIATLSFNAFAENIGPMSFSHTSEISKAKELLLKPLDNKELLVRDAQSFNSDGLVRFAEPRQVSIKPSKNAWDYIASPNASATNAANVEGVYIWRKVIKSPGARSINLGFGRFVMPEGGSLHMYTPDGENLVRAFTSEDNEEHGQLWTPMLPGDTVVIEVNIPVDQLDALELELTSVNHGYVGSSAQEVMESFLKSGSCNVDVVCSEGDDWRDQIRSVAAYSTGGSAFCSGSAINNTANDGRGFFLTADHCGINAQNAPSMVVYWNYENSTCRTPGSSSSGSRGDGTLNEFNTGAIFRAGYGPTDMTLVELDDPIDPAHEVYLSGWNASSSIPTSAVGIHHPNVEEKRISFDNDPLSLSGSTHLQVNDWDVGTTEPGSSGSPLYDQDKRIVGQLTGGRAACGNDEFDIYGWVNVSWNGGGTDSTRLSTWLDAAGTGELFIDGREATGGGAPTPTPTPIPTPTPGDVLADGVPVTGISGATNSERFFTVNVPAGTQSLRVLMRGGSGDADLYVKAGSKPTLNDFDCRPFRSGNDETCRIDSPQAGTYHVLIHGFSSFSDTSVEARY
- a CDS encoding CvfB family protein, with product MIEVGETHSLRVIKAVDFGFFLDAKELSEVLLPRRLAPKELSVGDTIEVFLYLDSEDRPIATTKRPKVEVGEFAYLKVIDTTKIGAFLDWGLDKDLLVPFSEQHRPMKIGHSYLVYVYLDKVDRRITASSKIDKFLDDDAPHNFSSGQAVNLIVANTTDLGCKAIINHSYWGMLHKSDIEGRISFGQSLAGYIKHVRPDKKIDLSLKSANDIRDKNSETVLSYLKNHNGFSSIHDKSHPQEIQNAFGMSKSAFKKAVGNLYKKRLIRIEVNGIFLVD
- a CDS encoding TonB-dependent receptor plug domain-containing protein — encoded protein: MKGTPPHHNDVTKHTNTLFLSTAIALLCLSHNTLAQSNSDVEEVIVTGSLISKPSVFDGRAPVQSLDAEALRSSGVTQTSDSLKNLTVNSGSTLAIEQSEAQGTSQFSLRGLGLGSSLTLINGRRAGVAPITNGAGNFFFDINSLPVTMIQRIDVLTDGASATYGSEAVAGVANIITRSGFEGFEITAGASDASNTSYDFGFALGSAGERGHFNVFGAYYKQDHNFRTDFDWVVERVTDPNGDGSPLDGRHISGTGSPGSYRRAVEVSPGSGIFERLDGATQVADADCEAAGGFLDGNTCRMLFADQRTIIPDEERFQIFAEANYQFTDQVEFFSEISFSVNEVTDRIGAFVFDNGNLAEGEGFLIPADHPFNFWTDDDNDGVLTYIDPSEWDPNIHTAVALAATARPLGNEVNGAGAADLEREFRNTRILTGLNLELPGSWSATTSWMYANNQFTEVEPHNYIVDQFTALVASGRWNPFGTRLSNPGLVTPKFLDASNPNFGATAANSADVQSLFDGFGVQSRETETSVVEFIASGDAFDFASQAVPVAVGVQYRNLEYTRTPDSLEAAQEGNRGAREFRVSGRQDVYAIFAEALLTFGDVAEVQLAARYEDYGSNIDTFDPKISAKLRINDQLSFRGSWGTSFQAPSLTQVAGEQTFGTLSDARDDNGLCDQNANENNNTIQRRVGSDGLAPQNATNYNLGILFTPTDELQFGLDYWNYVYEDLIGLDSNAQTIVDLSCRNEDGTFRQGLPPRQISSLVRNSAGQPVSTTSNFINIGEVEAAGIDLNASYFLNTDNAGQLIFDLKATYITKFDADVDGDGIFEDRKGFRNSDLDAFAPQPELRWVASTTWNFGNSSANIALRFIDEFVQDQGTDLDPSFDPLVDSWTTLDASYTYTFSQLVGDGDTTLSIGANNITDEDPPELSVDPGSNEIIRPGYEGTIHDIRGRQVFIKVKHSF
- a CDS encoding fatty acid desaturase family protein, which gives rise to MFRYPADRLPVAIILTFSIVDFCLYFMVDTVWILAVFWLVMIIPKGKICAWNHHHQHTPTFKPKVLNRILEFFYALHTGVTTNLWLLHHVLGHHQNYLDQSKDESRWRRESGETMGEIEYTLNVAATAYPRGFEVGRRYPKLQKHFLFYSALTFAIVAFLVWLKPLPALFLFVLPMICGLVLTSWATYEHHSDLDTDNPFEASRNNLNRFYNITTGNLGYHTAHHYKQGVHWSRLPELHEKIKDKIPPHLIKSAAL